AGGTAACGGACGCTGACATCCGCTATGCCATAGAGCTGCACATTGGTTTCGGCGGCTTGCGCGGTCGCGGTTGCCATGCCGGCCATGGCCAGTCCCAGCGCGGTTTTTTTCAGTGGGAATCCACTCATCGACTTCATCTCCTCTCCCAGGCTGCGGCACAGGTTGTGCCGATCTCCAGAACCGTGACGCCGTGCGGTGGATAACCGCGGCATCAGCAATGTGCGTTATCCGGCTGTCGCGCGAGGGGTGAGGCGATTGCGCCGGATGAACGGTGTGCCACCCGGTCGGTCTTGCCGCGGCGTGCGGGACAAAACCCAACAGGGGGCCGGCGCAGTATAGGTGAAACGATGTAGATCACCCTTTAGGGATAATCCTGCTTTGTGCCGTTATCGATGCAAACCTGGCTGCTTTTTCGAGGAAAATTCAACGCCTTCCCCGAGGCTGGAGATCAGGGATTTTGCACCAGGCGCTCGACTTCGGCGAGCAGCATCCGCGGGTCGTAGGGCTTGTCCACCACGAGGTTGAACAGGCCCGGCCTTTGCCGGGCGAGCAGGCCTTGCGCGCCGGTCACCAGAATGACGGGCAGGGCGTGCATGTCGCCGTCTGCGCGTATGGCTTCCGCCAATTCCAGCCCCGTCATCAGCGGCATCATGAAGTCGGTGATGACCAGATCCGGCCGGCGGTTTTTCATGATCTCCAGCGCGGCGCGGCCGTGGGGTGCCGTGAGTACATCGTACCCGGCGTCCTCAAGGAGATCGGCCAGCATCTCGGCAAGCAGGATCTCGTCGTCCGCGACGAGGATCAATGCCATGGCGAGCGGCCTCCTGACGCTATCACGTTCATCGTCAGGATCCGCCAAGGTGTTCCGCCAGCTTGCTGCCGGCGGGCGCTCCCAGCTTGGGACCGACGCGTAGCCCGTTGCTGGTGATTTCCAGCAGGCGCGTGTTGCCCACGAAAGCACTATCGCGCATTTTCTGGATGGCGATCGTGCGATTCAGGTCCTGATCCTGGACGACTTGTCGCAGCAGGATGATGTTATCGAACATCGCGGACAACTGGTCCGTCGGCGCGGTGACGTCTTCATCGATGATCTGGCGCATTTCCCAGGTAAACAGCGTCGTCACCCCCATGGCGCGCAGGCGGTTCGTCAGGGTGGTGAAGAACTCCACCAGCCTGGCGCGGTGCGTGGCGGCCCGTTCGAATCCGCCGATGCCGTCGACGAATAGACGTGTCACGCGATGGCGCGCGACCAGGCCCAGCAATTCATGTCCCAGCTTGTCCAGCAGGTTTTCCGACATGGGCGTCCACATCAGCTGGACGTGGTCCATCGGAAGCGTAATGCCCAGCGTCGTCGCTTTGCGTTGCAGCAGGGTGGAGGTCTCGAAGAAACCGAAGTGCAACGCGGGTTCTTCTTCGGTGGCGCCGCTGAGGAAGTGCAGGCCCAGCGTGGTCTTGCCGGTGCCCGTGGGGCCGGCGAGCAGCGTGACGGAACCGCGCGGCAGGCCGCCGCCCGTCAGGACATCCATGCCTTCATTGCCGCTGGTGACCCGTTGCGCCAGTATCGCGGGCGAGGGCGGGATCTGCGACCACGAAACGGCTTCCAGGCGCGGATAGATCGTGACCCCGGACTGGGTAATCTCGTACTGGTGCAATCCCCCGACCGCGGCGCTGCCGCGCGATTTGCGCACCTGAAGCTGGCGAACGGTACGGACGCCGAAGATCTCGTCGCTCAGGTCGATGACACCATCGACCATGGTGTGTTCCGGGCTGCTGTCGTCCAGCCGGGTGCTGGTCAAAAACAGCACGGTGCAACCGACGAAGCCGGCCTGACCCTGTACCTCTGCCACGAACGTTTTGACGTCCAGGTCCGTCTCGGCACGTTCCCGTGCGTTGAGCAGGCCGTCGAAGACCAGCAGCGTGGCGTTGTGCCGTTTGGTTTCCTGCCGCAGCAGTTTGACCACCGCGCCCAGCCCTTCTTCGCGCAGGGCGTGAAAAACGCTGACGTAGGCGATCTCCTGTCCCAGCTTTTCCTCTTCGAAAAAGTCCAGGGTGGACATCGCATGGAACAGCCGTTCGTGGCTCTCGGCCAGCAAGGTCACATAAAGCACTTTGCCGCCGTTGGCAGCGTGCGCAAATGCAATCTGGTTGGAGAGAATGGTTTTGCCGGCCCCGGGGCGGCCCTGGATGATATAGGAAGCGCCTTCGATGAATCCGCCGTTCAATATGCGGTCGAGTCCCTCGATACCACTCGCCATGCGTGCGAGATGCTGCACCACCGATTCCTCCGTTCCTGCCGTCGCACTTGTGACGGTCGCGCGAAAGTGTCCCGCATGTTCGATTTGGGCGTCAAGCGAAAACACTAATACCGATTACCGATGTAACCGGGGTAGCGATATCGGGCCGCGGCGGGTGGCTCCGCATGGATGCCCATCCGGCAGGGAAGAGGCTCCGCTCGCGTCACGAATGACTTGGTCAGCACGGGCCGTGCCCGGGAGCGTGGGCGGGCGGTTCCGGGAAGGGCGGGAGCCGGACACGGGTACGGCGTTTGCATCGGCAGGGGCTCCACGAACGACAAGGAGCTTGCCATGACTCGACTTCGTAGAATCGCGGCGCTGGCACTGGCCATGTGTCTACCCATGATGGGCGGCTGCACCCTGGGCGGAGCGGCGGCCGGGGGCGTGATAGGCCATGAAACCACGCATAGCACGGCCGGTACGGTGGGCGGCGCGGTGGTCGGCGGTGTGATTGGCCACGAAATCGGCAAGGACTAATACTTACAGGCACATCCCGCCGGGGTGCATACGGGTTATGTGCCGTGGCGGTGTCCCGGTCAAACGGGCGATATATTCGCCGCCCGGCGGCCGGGACTCCCACCAACGCACGAGTCGCGGGGGACGGAAGGCGCGCCGGTGCTAGGACATCGATACGTGCGCTTTTGGTTGGCTTCGGATACGGCCGATGGCCGGGAGGCCGGCGCCCGACCCGGCCGGAAGTAATGCTCACCCATGCGTTCCTTGCTTGCCAGCTGCCCGCCGCGATGTTGAAGCGGGCGCTGCGCTTATGCAAAAGGTGCCATCCGGGGCGGTCACGCCTGCGCGAGCGTGTCGCGCGGCTTTCGTTCGCGCGTCAAGACTGCTTGCATTTGAAAGCTTTCGCAGCCTTGGCGAAGCTCCTCCTGCGGTGCGATATTTACGGTCGCGTGTTTGGCGCATTCAGTTTTTGGCGGGACCGGCGCACTGGACGGGGTAGGCGTCGGTATTTCTGGCATGGGTAGGGGAAGGGCTCAGCAGGTCGCCCACGCATTCCTGCGCCATGCCGCTTGCCCCTTAAGATGTTCGGAGCGAGCCCATGATCCAGTACAAGAACTTTGTTATCGAATGCGGGGTGGAAGCGTCGAAGAACGGGTGCTATCAGGCGCGTATCTTCATCTCCATGCTGGAAGGCGGAGACCCGGTGAACGGCTTTGCCTTCCCCCCATACCCAGGCGCTTCCATACCGACCGAAAGCCTGGCGCGCAAAGACGCCGAACAATGGGCGCGCGAGTGGATCGATGAAAACTTTTAGCGGGCTGGCGTCTGGCCGCTCTTGCCGTCCTGTCCCTGCTCGTTGTTCTTGGGCTGAGGGATGGGGTCGCAGTTGAAGGTGACGTAGGTTTCCGCGCGCATCAAGCCGGTCGCATGATTGGACGAGACGTCGGGGTGGGTCATTTTCAGGCCCTGCGACGTGCAATAGTCCCTGGCGTGATCCAGCGTCTGGCTTTTGAGCTGGACCCATGAAGTCGTCAGGCCGCCGGAACGGGCCGTCACGGTGTATTGGCCGGGTTGCCCCGTGGGAATGATCGGGCCGGTCGTGGCGGCGCATCCCGCCAGCATGGCAAGGCCGCCCGAGACGAGGGCGGCGCCCATGGCGCGCCATCCCCAGGGGGAAATACGAAAAGGCATGAATCCTCCGCTGCTGCGTGTGGGCGCTATTTTATGCATTCAATAAGGACCTTGCTGCGCGCCGGCGGGCACGGCCGGCCTTCCGCGATCGAATTGCGCGGCAAGCGATTCGGCGGCGCGCGCGAGCAGGGTGGCATCGATCCCGACGGCGACGAAGGTCGCGCCCAGGGCCAGGTAATGCTTGGCCCGGACGGGATCGGTATGCAGAATACCGGCTGATTTGCCCGAGGCGACGATACGGCGAATGGCGTCGTCGATGGCCGATGTGACGTCGGGATGCCCAGGGTTGTCGAGATGGCCCATGTTGGCCGACAGATCGGCCGGCCCGATGAACACGCCATCCACACCGTCGATTTCGAGTATCCGGTCGAGTTCGGCCAGGCCGGCGGGCGTTTCTATCTGCAGCAGGACGCACATTTCGTCGTTGGCGCGCGCGAGGTAACGCGGTATGCGATTCCAGCGGGACGAGCGGGCCAGCGCGCTGCCCACGCCACGGATGCCCGCCGGCGGATAACGGACCGCGGCAACGGCGGCGGCGGCTTCCTCGGCCGACTGGATCATCGGAATCAGCAGATTCTGGGCGCCTATGTCCAGGATCTGCTTGATGCGAACGAAATCATTCCAAGGAGGGCGGACGACCGGCGCCACAGGATAGGCCGCCACGGATTGCAACTGGGCGAGCATGGTCCGCAGTTCGTTGGGCGCGTGTTCGCCGTCGATGACCAGGCAGTCGAAGCCGGCGCCGGCGCAGATCTCGGCCGTGTACGGGTGGGTCAGCGCGGCCCACAGGGCAATCTGAGGCTTGCCCGCGCGCAGCGCCCGCTTGAAGGAATTGGTCAGGATATCCATGCGTGGCCTTGGTATGTCGTCCATGTGGGGGAGGGAAGAGATGGACGATAATAGGGCATTCCGCCGGCATGGCGGTATGGAGGCAGCCGCATGGCTTTGCATCAATTCAAACAGGGCGAGCTGGCTTACTGGCTGGGGGTCATCGCGGACAAGGGCGGCGCGGCCGAACCGGTCCCGCAGCGTTTCATCGACGCGTTGCTGATCCTGCGCTGCATCGAAATCGACGGATCCGGGGCCCCTGTCCTGACGGACAAGGGGCGGCTCTCGCTGCACATGGAATCGGCCCCGGCGGGGCCGTATTCCGCATCATGACGACCGCCCGAAACGGGCAGGGCGGCGCGCTGGCGGGCATCGTCGCTCAATTGCGGACGCACTATGACGAGGTCGTGCTGCCGCTGTGGCTGACCCGGGGGTTCAACGCCGCGCTAGGGCTGCCTTTCGAATCCCTGAGCAGCGTCGACGGCCAACCCTTGCCGCCGCAGCGCTATCGCACGATGGCATGCGCGCGCCAGCTGTTCGTGTTTTCCCTGGGCGGCGCGGCAGCGCTGTCGGCGCATGCCGAACGGCTGTTCGAATCCTTGCGGCACCGCTTTCGCCATCCGGCGGGCGGCTGGGTCTACAGCATCGGCCCGGACGCGGCGCCGCTGGAAACCCACCACGATTTGTACACCTATGCCTTCGTGGTCTTTGCCTGTGCGGCGTATTACCGTCGTTCGGGCGATCCGCGCGCCTTGCAGACGCTGGCTGAAACGGTATCGCTGGTGGAATCGCGCTTCGGCAAGGCAGGGGGACTTTATCTTGCGCAGTTGGACGGCGACGGGGTGACCCCGCGGCAAGGACCGCTGCAGAATCCGATCATGCACCTGACCGAAGCTTATCTGGCGGCGCGCGGACTGGCAGACACGGCGTGGTACGAGGATGCGCTGCGCCGCATCGCCGATGGCGTCTCCATGCACTTCATGGACGCCGCCACGCAATGCATCTGTGAGCTGCCCGCGCGCGAGACGGGCAACCGCATCGAGCCCGGGCATCAGTTCGAATGGTATGCGCTGGTGCAGGGCGCGCCGGACGTCTTCCCGGACACCAGGCTGGCCGGATCGGTCCCGCAGGCGATGGACTACGCAAGGCGCCATGGGGTCGAGCCCGAAGTCCAGGCCGTGTGTGCCAGCCTGGACTTGCGCGGGACGGTCACCGATGCGACCCAGCGGATATGGGCACAGACGGAATACGCCCGCTCCCTGGCGATGCGTGGGGACGATGCGTCCCTGCACGATCTGGAGCGGCAGTTGCGCCGGTTCCGCGACCGATTCCTGCATGCCGGCGGGTGGTACGAATGCCTGGACGCGGGCGGCGGCGTGGCCCGCGCGGACATGCCGTCGACCACCCCGTACCATCTGGCCGCATGCTACGCGGCGCTGCCAGGGGCGACGTAGGCCCTTCGGCAGGGTCTATGCGTCCCTTTATGTATCATTTTATTCGGTTTTCTTGCGAAATATTTGGATTTCTGCGATGCTGCGCGCCAACGCCGGACGGCCCGGTCTCCATAGAGGAGCGCAGCGATGAGTCCCAAATCCATCGACGGCTACACCGTATACGCGTATTCCATTCCGCCGCAGGGGCGCGAGCCGGCGCGGGCCTTCATGGAAACGCGCAGGGAAGGCGCCGAGGAAGAACCCCAAACTTTTGAAATCTACCTGTCACGCCGTTTCCGCAGCGGCGTGGAAGCGATGTCCGCCGCGCGCAATGCGCTGGCGGCCGTGCGAGCCGTGGACGAAAACGGGATTCCCGACCATTTGCCTGAATAAAAAAGCGGCGCCCTGTCGGGCGCCGCCGGTGCGTCACGGATCAGGCTGAATGCAGTTGATCGCCAATGGGCAGCGTGCGGATGCGCGTGCCGGTGGCCGCGAAAATGGCATTGCACAGCGCCGGGGCGAAGGGTGGCAGGAAGGGTTCGCCGACCCCGCCCAGGGGCATGTCATAGCCATGAGGGACCAGATGGACGCGGATATCCATGTTGGCCTCCGGCATGCGGGCGACCTGGTATTGGTGGAAATTGGTCTGCTCCGTTTGCCCTTGCTTGAACGTAATGGCTCCTTGCGTGGCCAGGCTCAAGCCCATGATGCAGGCGCCTTCGGCTTGCGAGCGGATACGGTCGGGCTGGACCTGCGGTCCGCAGTCCCCGGCGATGTCCACGCGCTTGACGCTGACCTGGCCATCCTTGCCCACGGCCACCTCCACCACCATGGCGACGTAGGTGACGAAGCTATAGGCATAGGCCAGGCCCAGGCCATGGCCGGGCGGGAGCTTGCGGCTGCCCCAGCCGGCTTCGCGGGCCGCCAGTTCGATCACCCGGCGGAGACGGCCCGTATCCACGGGGTAAAGATCGGGCGACTCCCCATAGTTGGTGTTGTCCGAAAGCGCCCGCGGCGACACCTTGCGTGGCGGGCCGATCAGTTCCAGCAGGAAGTCGCGGTGGTCCCGCCCGGCCTCATGCGCCATCTCGGCGATAAAGGACTGCACGGCGAAGGCGTGCGGAATGTTCGATACGGAGCGAAACCAGCCGATGCGCGTATGGGCCTCCGTTGCCGGCGCCTCGACCCGCATGTTGCGGATATCGAAGGGCTGGTTGACGGCGGACATGTTCAGCTCGGAAGGCTGCTCGCCCTTCGCCTGCAGTGAGAAAGTCGAGGCGATGGGCGGCGCGGCGCTGCGATGCAGCCAGGCCACCACCTTGCCGCTGGCATCCAGGCCGCCTTCCAGGTGTTCGTACGAGACCGTGTGGAAGTAGTCGTTGCGAATGTCGTCTTCGCGGGTCCAGGTGACCTTCACCGGTTTGCCGTCCATGGCTTGCGACAGCAGGGCGGCTTCGGCGGCGAAGTCCGGCTTGGACTTGCGGCCGAAGCCGCCGCCCAGCAGGGTGACATTGACCATGACGTCCGCGGGCTTGACCTTCAGGTGCTCGGCGACGATCTCGGCGGTGGCCTGCGGGGCCTGCACACAGGCCCAGACCTCGCATTTGCCGTCCTGGATGCGCGCCACGGCGGCGGGCGGCTCCATGGTGGCGTGCGCCAGATGGGGCAGGTAGTACTCGGCTCGCACCCGCTTGGCGGCGGAGGCCAGCGCCGCCATCGCGTCGCCGTCGTTGCGCGCCACCTTGCCGGGCTTTTGGACCAGATCGCGCAGCTGGGCCTTGTAGGCATCGGAATCGTAGCTGCCGTTGGGGCCGTCGTCCCACTCGATCTGCAGGGCCTGGCGGCCCTTGATGGCGGCCCAGGTGTTGGTGGCGATGACGGCAATGCCGCCCAGCGGATGGAATTGGGCGGGCAGCGGCGTAGGGGCGATCTCCACGACCTTGACCACGCCCGGTACCTTCAGGGTGGCGTCGGCGTTGTAGTGCCTGACCTTGCCGCCCAGCACGCCCGGCCGCGCGATGACGGCGTACATCATGCCGTCCAGCCGCGTGTCGATGCCATAGTGCGTGTTGCCCGTGGCGATATCGCGGCCATCGACGTTGCGCACGTCGGGCTTGCCGATATAGCGGAACTGCGCCGGCGATTTCAGGCGCACCGCATCACCCTTGGGCACGGGCATGCCGGCGGCGGCCTGCGCCAGTTCGCCGTATCCCAGTTTGCGGCCGGTCTTCGCGTGCTCGACCTGATGACCGCGCGCGTGGACTTCGCTTACCGGAACGTTCCACTGTTTGGCGGCGGCCGCTTCCAGCATGCCGCGCGCGGCCGCGCCGACGCGCCGCATGGGCGTGAAGAAATGACGTGTGCTGCGCGAGCCGTCGGTATTCTGGTTGCCGTATTTCTGCTGGTCGCCGGGAGCCTGCACGACGCGGACATGGGCCCAGTCCGCCTCCATCTCGTCGGCGATGACCACCGGCAGGCCGGTGCGCACGCCCTGGCCCATTTCGGGGCGCAGCGCCATGATGGTGACGATGCCGTCGGTGCCCACGTGAACGAAAACAGTGGGGTCGTCGACGGCGCCGCCGGGGAAGCCGTCCACGCCGTACTTGCCGGCGTCGGCTGCCAGTACGTCGCCGGACCAGCCGCCTATCAAGGCAAGGCCGGCGGCCATGCCGGCGGCCTTCAGCAGCGCGCGGCGCTGCGGCGACAAAGGCGTTGCCTGCGGGACGGCGAAGCGGGGATGCGCGCTCATAGGACGTCCCTCCCTGCAGCCGGTTCCTGGTCCGCAAGGGCCAGCGCACGGTCTTCGACGGACTGCGCGGACGCATGGGCGTGCGCCGCCGGGCCGCCGGCGGCCTGCTTGATCGCGGCGCGGATGCGGGTGTAGGTGCCGCAGCGGCAGATGTTGCCGCTCATGGCGCTGTCGATATCGGCATCGCTGGGCGCCGGGGTGGTCTTCAGCAGGGCGGTGGCCGACATGATCTGGCCGCTCTGGCAGTAGCCGCATTGCGGCACGCCGATGGCGACCCAGGCATCCTGGACCTTCTTGCCGACGGCGTCGGCGCCTATGCCTTCGATGGTGGTGATCTGCTTGCCGACGGCCGATGAGATCGGCGTGACACAGGAGCGGATGGGCGTGCCGTCCAGGTGCACCGTACAGGCGCCGCACAACGCCATGCCGCAGCCGAATTTGGTGCCGGTCAGGCCCACGACGTCGCGCAGGGTCCAGAGGATGGGCGTGTCGTCGGGGACATCGACGTTATGCTGTTTGCCGTTGATCGTCAGTGTTGCCATGGATGATGGGCCTCACGATGTGTGACGCACCTCGATAGAGGCGCGTGGATGAACGAACTGGATGAGTACACTAGCCGGATGAGCATAGTACCGATCGATCGCCGTGGAAACCGGTGTTTGGGAATTTTGCTGGCGGCGGGCCGGGGTGAGCGGTTCCGTGCGTCCTCGGGACATGGCGAGGCTGACAAACTGCTGTCGGTGTTGCCCGATGGGCGCACCGTGGCGCAGGCATCGGCGCAGGCGCTGCGACAGGTCTTTCCCGTGGTCGTCGCGGTGGTGCGGCCGGGCGCGCCGGCGCTGGCGCGTACCCTGCAGTCCGCGGGTTGCGTCGTGCTGGAGGCAGCCGATGCCGCGCGCGGCATGGGCGCCAGCCTGGCCTGCGCGGCGCGCGAATTGATGCGGACGGGGGGCGGTGCGGGCGCCGCGATGGATGGCCATTCCGGCGCTGGCGAACAGGCCGACGATGCCAGGGTGACGGCGGCCGGTACTGCCCAGGATGCGCCGGCCCCGCACGGCTGCGTGGTCGCACTGGCCGATATGCCTTGGATCATGTCCGATACATTGCTGGCGCTGCGCGATGCGGCACTGTCGCATCGCATCGCGGCGCCGGTATACGGCGGTCGCCGTGGCCATCCCGTGGCTTTCGCGTGGGACTTGCTGCCGGAGCTGGCGGCACTGGACGGCGACGAAGGCGCGCGCGCGCTGCTGCGGCGCCATGGCGTGTACGAGATGCCATGCGCGGATCCCGGGGTGCTGCGCGACGTCGATACCATCGACGATCTGCCCTAGGCAGGCAGTCCGTCAGGCGGCGGGCTGCGTATCGGCGTCCGCGTCCTGGTCGCTTTCCGCGCGCGCGGCACTGCGCTGCTGTCGATGCCACATGCCGGCATAGATACCGTCACGCGCCAGCAGCGCGGCATGCGTGCCGCGCTCGACGACACGCCCGTCGTCCAGCACGATGATTTCGTCCGCGTCCACGATGGTGGATAGCCGATGCGCGATGATCAGCGTGGTGCGGCCCAGGCTGACTTCGCGCAGATTGGCCTGGATTTCGCGTTCGGTATGCGTGTCCAGCGCGCTGGTCGCTTCGTCGAACACGAACAGCGCGGGCCGCTTCAGCAGGGTGCGGGCGATGGCGACGCGCTGCTTTTCGCCACCGGACAGCTTCAGGCCGCGCTCGCCCACCACGGTGTCGTAGCCGTCCGGCATATGCATCACCAGGGTATGGACATGCGCCATGCGCGCGGCCGCTTCGACTTCGGCGTCGCTGGCGCCCGGACGTCCGTATGCGATGTTGTAGCGGATGGTGTCGTTGAAAAGCACGGTGTCCTGCGGCACGATGCCGATGGCGGCGCGCACGCTGGCCTGCGTGACCTGGCGGATGTCCTGCCCGTCGATCAGGATGGCGCCGCCGCCGACGTCGTAGAAGCGGAACAGCAGCCGGGCCAGCGTCGACTTGCCGGCGCCCGACGGGCCCACCACCGCCAGCGTTTTGCCGGCGGGGATGGTGAAGTCCACGCCTTTCAGGATGGCGCGCCGCTGGTCGTAGCCGAAGGTCACGCCACGAAACTCCACCTGTCCTCCCTGCACCCGCAAGGGCAGGGCGCCCGGCGGGTCCTGGATTTCGCGGTCCTCGCCCATCAGTTCGAACATGCGCTCCATATCGATCAGCGATTGCTTGACCTCGCGATAAATGAAGCCGAAGAAACTGAGCGGATCGTACAGCTGCAGCAGGTAGGTGTTGACGAGAACGAAGTCTCCGAGCGTGTATTTGCCGAGCG
Above is a genomic segment from Bordetella genomosp. 11 containing:
- the hpaI gene encoding 4-hydroxy-2-oxoheptanedioate aldolase, with amino-acid sequence MDILTNSFKRALRAGKPQIALWAALTHPYTAEICAGAGFDCLVIDGEHAPNELRTMLAQLQSVAAYPVAPVVRPPWNDFVRIKQILDIGAQNLLIPMIQSAEEAAAAVAAVRYPPAGIRGVGSALARSSRWNRIPRYLARANDEMCVLLQIETPAGLAELDRILEIDGVDGVFIGPADLSANMGHLDNPGHPDVTSAIDDAIRRIVASGKSAGILHTDPVRAKHYLALGATFVAVGIDATLLARAAESLAAQFDRGRPAVPAGAQQGPY
- a CDS encoding AGE family epimerase/isomerase codes for the protein MTTARNGQGGALAGIVAQLRTHYDEVVLPLWLTRGFNAALGLPFESLSSVDGQPLPPQRYRTMACARQLFVFSLGGAAALSAHAERLFESLRHRFRHPAGGWVYSIGPDAAPLETHHDLYTYAFVVFACAAYYRRSGDPRALQTLAETVSLVESRFGKAGGLYLAQLDGDGVTPRQGPLQNPIMHLTEAYLAARGLADTAWYEDALRRIADGVSMHFMDAATQCICELPARETGNRIEPGHQFEWYALVQGAPDVFPDTRLAGSVPQAMDYARRHGVEPEVQAVCASLDLRGTVTDATQRIWAQTEYARSLAMRGDDASLHDLERQLRRFRDRFLHAGGWYECLDAGGGVARADMPSTTPYHLAACYAALPGAT
- a CDS encoding (2Fe-2S)-binding protein, which translates into the protein MATLTINGKQHNVDVPDDTPILWTLRDVVGLTGTKFGCGMALCGACTVHLDGTPIRSCVTPISSAVGKQITTIEGIGADAVGKKVQDAWVAIGVPQCGYCQSGQIMSATALLKTTPAPSDADIDSAMSGNICRCGTYTRIRAAIKQAAGGPAAHAHASAQSVEDRALALADQEPAAGRDVL
- a CDS encoding response regulator — its product is MALILVADDEILLAEMLADLLEDAGYDVLTAPHGRAALEIMKNRRPDLVITDFMMPLMTGLELAEAIRADGDMHALPVILVTGAQGLLARQRPGLFNLVVDKPYDPRMLLAEVERLVQNP
- a CDS encoding nucleotidyltransferase family protein — encoded protein: MGILLAAGRGERFRASSGHGEADKLLSVLPDGRTVAQASAQALRQVFPVVVAVVRPGAPALARTLQSAGCVVLEAADAARGMGASLACAARELMRTGGGAGAAMDGHSGAGEQADDARVTAAGTAQDAPAPHGCVVALADMPWIMSDTLLALRDAALSHRIAAPVYGGRRGHPVAFAWDLLPELAALDGDEGARALLRRHGVYEMPCADPGVLRDVDTIDDLP
- a CDS encoding xanthine dehydrogenase family protein molybdopterin-binding subunit, which encodes MSAHPRFAVPQATPLSPQRRALLKAAGMAAGLALIGGWSGDVLAADAGKYGVDGFPGGAVDDPTVFVHVGTDGIVTIMALRPEMGQGVRTGLPVVIADEMEADWAHVRVVQAPGDQQKYGNQNTDGSRSTRHFFTPMRRVGAAARGMLEAAAAKQWNVPVSEVHARGHQVEHAKTGRKLGYGELAQAAAGMPVPKGDAVRLKSPAQFRYIGKPDVRNVDGRDIATGNTHYGIDTRLDGMMYAVIARPGVLGGKVRHYNADATLKVPGVVKVVEIAPTPLPAQFHPLGGIAVIATNTWAAIKGRQALQIEWDDGPNGSYDSDAYKAQLRDLVQKPGKVARNDGDAMAALASAAKRVRAEYYLPHLAHATMEPPAAVARIQDGKCEVWACVQAPQATAEIVAEHLKVKPADVMVNVTLLGGGFGRKSKPDFAAEAALLSQAMDGKPVKVTWTREDDIRNDYFHTVSYEHLEGGLDASGKVVAWLHRSAAPPIASTFSLQAKGEQPSELNMSAVNQPFDIRNMRVEAPATEAHTRIGWFRSVSNIPHAFAVQSFIAEMAHEAGRDHRDFLLELIGPPRKVSPRALSDNTNYGESPDLYPVDTGRLRRVIELAAREAGWGSRKLPPGHGLGLAYAYSFVTYVAMVVEVAVGKDGQVSVKRVDIAGDCGPQVQPDRIRSQAEGACIMGLSLATQGAITFKQGQTEQTNFHQYQVARMPEANMDIRVHLVPHGYDMPLGGVGEPFLPPFAPALCNAIFAATGTRIRTLPIGDQLHSA
- a CDS encoding glycine zipper 2TM domain-containing protein — its product is MCLPMMGGCTLGGAAAGGVIGHETTHSTAGTVGGAVVGGVIGHEIGKD
- a CDS encoding ATPase domain-containing protein; amino-acid sequence: MQHLARMASGIEGLDRILNGGFIEGASYIIQGRPGAGKTILSNQIAFAHAANGGKVLYVTLLAESHERLFHAMSTLDFFEEEKLGQEIAYVSVFHALREEGLGAVVKLLRQETKRHNATLLVFDGLLNARERAETDLDVKTFVAEVQGQAGFVGCTVLFLTSTRLDDSSPEHTMVDGVIDLSDEIFGVRTVRQLQVRKSRGSAAVGGLHQYEITQSGVTIYPRLEAVSWSQIPPSPAILAQRVTSGNEGMDVLTGGGLPRGSVTLLAGPTGTGKTTLGLHFLSGATEEEPALHFGFFETSTLLQRKATTLGITLPMDHVQLMWTPMSENLLDKLGHELLGLVARHRVTRLFVDGIGGFERAATHRARLVEFFTTLTNRLRAMGVTTLFTWEMRQIIDEDVTAPTDQLSAMFDNIILLRQVVQDQDLNRTIAIQKMRDSAFVGNTRLLEITSNGLRVGPKLGAPAGSKLAEHLGGS
- a CDS encoding ABCB family ABC transporter ATP-binding protein/permease, whose protein sequence is MPSPTSPPALTPRGSIATLRALGPYLWPEGRKDLKLRVILAVICLFLAKAATVYIPILYKSAIDALNHGTANGAAALPVGLILAYGAARILSLLFSELRDAVFARVGQHAVREVGLQVFRHLHALALRFHLGRHTGGLTRAIERGTRGIQTLLQYLLFNVLPTLFEIALVCVLLWRMFDVWLALATAVTVVLYLAYTLAITEWRTKFRRRMNETDSEANTKAVESLLNYETVKYFGNEEHEARRYDVSLKQYQRAAVSSQVSLSLLNIGQAVIISVGLTLVMWMAARGITLGKYTLGDFVLVNTYLLQLYDPLSFFGFIYREVKQSLIDMERMFELMGEDREIQDPPGALPLRVQGGQVEFRGVTFGYDQRRAILKGVDFTIPAGKTLAVVGPSGAGKSTLARLLFRFYDVGGGAILIDGQDIRQVTQASVRAAIGIVPQDTVLFNDTIRYNIAYGRPGASDAEVEAAARMAHVHTLVMHMPDGYDTVVGERGLKLSGGEKQRVAIARTLLKRPALFVFDEATSALDTHTEREIQANLREVSLGRTTLIIAHRLSTIVDADEIIVLDDGRVVERGTHAALLARDGIYAGMWHRQQRSAARAESDQDADADTQPAA